A genomic window from Winogradskyella sp. J14-2 includes:
- a CDS encoding TonB-dependent receptor: MKNLLPTLAILLFTNLILSQSGTVTGTVKDYNQNPLYGVNVTLQNTTKGTQTNENGYFEINTLEKGNYILSVSHIGFKTKEIPISVTNNQTLELEPIILYEGNEILNEVVIQGERRNKFSRKKTAYVAKLPLKDIENTQVYSTVTNEILKSQIVTNFDDALKNATGVEQLWTSTGRGGDGAGYYSLRGFSVQPQLVNGLPGLTNGTINPANIERIEVLKGPSATLFGNAVSSYGGLINVVTKKPYVGTGGELSFTSGTYGLNQIVGDFNTALSKKDNLYFRLNTAYTTEQSFQDAGFRTSFFIAPSLSYRVNNRLSFSFYGEITQAEQTNPTFLFLNRSAPTVASNLNELNYNNKLSFTSNDLTLQNPTQNYRIEMDYKISDTWQSQTLLSKSFTSTKGYYSYLFDFGILEGNTYSRFINRQNANTQTTDIQQNFIGDFNIGALRNRMVVGIDYFNQTQTDNSTGYAFYGNVTPDGNLNGDNPFTPDVEDDLFPLSTSGVDAVLASQGVANIKSKYHIYSVYVSDVINFTDNFSAMMGIRLDHFDNEGDLSDSDDDFNQTTFSPKLGLLYQPIKDKLSVFGNYQNGFTNVAPQLVGNPDDGPQTLKTFDPEQANQLEFGIKTNLFNNRLNATISYYDIKVKDRVITDPSSPFNRIQGGEVVSKGFEIEINANPIKGLNIRAGYSNNDSETTKSDNTEILNRRPLEAGPETLYNFWANYEFQDGKLDGFGIGLGFNGASERLAINYASTGEFILPSYTIANATVFYQADKYRIGLKLNNAFNKEYYKGWTTINPQQPRALLANISYLF, translated from the coding sequence ATGAAAAATCTATTACCTACATTAGCCATCCTACTATTTACAAATTTAATTTTATCTCAAAGCGGCACAGTTACTGGAACTGTAAAAGACTACAATCAAAACCCTCTTTATGGTGTAAATGTTACTTTACAGAACACAACCAAGGGTACACAAACCAATGAAAATGGTTACTTTGAAATTAATACTCTAGAGAAAGGTAATTATATTCTTTCGGTTTCTCATATCGGTTTTAAAACAAAAGAAATTCCTATCTCAGTAACCAATAATCAAACCTTAGAACTAGAACCAATAATTCTCTATGAGGGAAATGAAATTTTAAATGAGGTGGTCATCCAAGGCGAGCGTCGCAACAAATTCTCAAGAAAAAAAACGGCTTATGTTGCTAAACTTCCTCTAAAAGACATAGAAAACACACAAGTATACAGTACAGTCACCAACGAAATTTTAAAATCACAGATCGTTACAAATTTTGATGATGCACTAAAAAATGCAACTGGTGTTGAGCAATTGTGGACATCTACAGGTCGTGGTGGCGACGGTGCTGGTTATTATTCGCTTAGAGGGTTTTCTGTTCAGCCTCAACTGGTAAACGGTCTACCTGGTCTAACAAACGGAACAATAAATCCTGCAAACATTGAGCGTATTGAGGTATTAAAAGGGCCTTCTGCCACATTGTTTGGAAATGCCGTAAGCTCTTATGGTGGCCTCATAAACGTTGTTACCAAAAAACCTTATGTAGGTACAGGCGGTGAGTTATCTTTTACTTCTGGGACTTATGGACTAAACCAAATTGTTGGAGATTTTAATACTGCGTTGAGCAAAAAAGATAATTTATATTTTAGGTTAAATACCGCTTATACAACAGAACAAAGTTTTCAAGACGCTGGCTTTAGAACATCTTTTTTTATAGCACCATCGTTATCGTATAGAGTAAACAATAGACTTTCGTTCTCTTTTTACGGAGAAATTACCCAAGCAGAGCAAACAAACCCTACGTTTTTATTTCTAAATAGAAGCGCACCAACAGTCGCATCAAATCTTAATGAACTCAATTATAACAACAAACTATCATTTACAAGCAATGACTTAACCTTACAAAACCCTACTCAGAATTATAGAATTGAAATGGATTATAAAATATCCGATACATGGCAATCTCAAACCCTACTTTCAAAAAGTTTCACATCAACAAAGGGATATTACTCGTACCTTTTTGATTTTGGTATTTTAGAAGGTAATACATATTCTCGTTTTATTAACAGACAGAATGCAAATACCCAAACAACAGACATTCAGCAAAACTTTATAGGAGATTTTAACATCGGCGCGTTAAGAAATAGAATGGTTGTTGGTATCGACTATTTTAATCAAACACAGACAGATAACAGTACAGGATATGCGTTTTACGGAAATGTAACACCAGACGGAAACCTAAACGGTGATAATCCTTTTACTCCAGATGTTGAAGATGACTTATTCCCGCTATCAACATCGGGTGTTGATGCTGTACTGGCATCGCAAGGAGTAGCTAATATAAAGTCTAAATATCATATTTACAGTGTATATGTATCTGACGTTATCAATTTTACGGATAACTTCTCTGCAATGATGGGTATAAGGTTAGACCATTTTGATAATGAAGGTGATCTATCTGATAGCGATGACGATTTTAATCAAACCACCTTTTCACCAAAATTAGGATTATTGTATCAGCCCATAAAAGATAAACTATCAGTGTTTGGAAACTACCAAAATGGTTTTACCAATGTGGCACCGCAATTAGTGGGCAACCCTGATGATGGTCCACAAACTCTAAAGACCTTTGACCCAGAACAAGCCAATCAACTTGAGTTTGGAATTAAAACAAACCTCTTTAATAACCGCCTAAATGCAACCATAAGTTATTACGATATTAAGGTAAAAGACCGAGTTATAACAGATCCTTCGTCGCCCTTTAATAGAATTCAAGGTGGTGAAGTAGTTAGCAAAGGTTTTGAAATTGAAATAAATGCCAACCCAATAAAAGGACTCAATATTAGAGCTGGCTATAGTAATAACGACAGCGAAACTACCAAATCAGACAATACAGAAATACTAAATAGAAGACCACTTGAAGCTGGACCAGAAACACTTTATAACTTTTGGGCAAATTATGAATTTCAAGATGGAAAATTAGATGGTTTTGGAATTGGATTAGGATTTAATGGCGCAAGTGAGCGTCTTGCAATTAACTATGCCTCTACCGGAGAGTTTATCTTACCAAGTTACACCATTGCAAACGCAACCGTTTTTTATCAGGCAGATAAATATAGAATCGGGTTAAAATTAAATAATGCCTTTAATAAGGAATACTACAAAGGATGGACCACCATAAATCCCCAACAACCAAGAGCATTATTGGCA
- a CDS encoding START-like domain-containing protein, with translation MDDKEKYEMEFVIQASPSLIYQYISTPSGLSEWFADNVNSRGELFTFIWDGSEEQAKLLTKKSGERVKFRWLSDEEDGASYYFEIRIQVDEITKDVSLMITDFAEEDEIDEGKMLWDNQISSLKQVLGSR, from the coding sequence ATGGACGATAAAGAAAAATATGAAATGGAGTTTGTAATACAAGCATCTCCATCGTTGATTTACCAGTATATATCTACACCTTCAGGCCTTTCGGAGTGGTTTGCCGACAATGTGAATTCTAGAGGAGAATTGTTTACTTTTATTTGGGATGGATCTGAAGAACAAGCAAAATTATTGACAAAAAAAAGTGGAGAACGCGTAAAGTTTCGTTGGTTAAGCGACGAAGAAGATGGTGCGAGTTATTATTTTGAAATTAGAATACAAGTAGACGAAATCACAAAAGATGTATCTCTTATGATAACAGATTTTGCTGAAGAAGATGAGATAGATGAAGGCAAAATGCTTTGGGATAATCAAATCTCTAGTCTTAAACAAGTTTTAGGCTCGCGATAA
- a CDS encoding aminotransferase class IV, with product MVNFNGNLIDPDNALFTSENRGYKYGDALFETLKVVNGKIFFWEDHYFRLMASMRIMRMDIPMNFTMEFLEAEILKTIEASNLHNTSARVRLNVDRGEGGRYLPSEASKVNFNITAETFEEAFYIVKDNQSYEVDLYKDFFVAPGLLSGLKNNNKAIQIMGSIYAKENDLENCLVLNTNKSVIEALNGNLFLVKGDKVKTPPLEDGCLKGIMRKQILEILSKDVNLFVEEASISPFELQKADELFITNVIKGIVPIKKYRKKTYSNDFAKKLANNLNAKIRLGA from the coding sequence ATGGTAAATTTTAACGGAAACCTAATTGACCCTGATAATGCTTTATTCACATCAGAAAATAGAGGCTACAAGTACGGTGATGCACTTTTTGAAACTTTAAAAGTTGTTAATGGTAAAATATTTTTTTGGGAAGACCATTACTTTAGGCTTATGGCATCGATGCGCATAATGCGTATGGATATTCCTATGAATTTTACTATGGAATTTTTAGAGGCAGAAATTCTCAAAACGATTGAGGCAAGCAACCTACATAATACGTCTGCAAGAGTACGATTAAATGTTGATAGAGGGGAAGGTGGTAGGTATTTACCAAGCGAAGCATCTAAAGTAAACTTCAATATTACAGCAGAAACTTTTGAGGAGGCATTTTATATAGTTAAGGATAACCAATCCTACGAAGTTGATTTATATAAAGACTTTTTTGTTGCACCAGGATTGCTTTCTGGCTTAAAAAACAACAATAAAGCAATCCAAATAATGGGAAGCATTTATGCCAAGGAAAATGATTTAGAAAATTGTTTGGTACTCAATACCAATAAGTCTGTGATAGAAGCTTTAAACGGGAATTTATTTTTAGTAAAGGGAGATAAAGTTAAAACTCCACCTCTTGAAGATGGATGTTTAAAAGGTATAATGCGAAAGCAGATTTTAGAAATTTTATCTAAGGATGTAAATCTTTTTGTAGAAGAAGCTTCAATTAGCCCTTTTGAACTTCAAAAAGCGGACGAATTGTTTATCACAAATGTAATTAAAGGTATAGTACCAATAAAAAAGTATCGTAAGAAGACTTATAGTAACGATTTTGCAAAAAAACTTGCTAACAATTTGAATGCAAAAATAAGGCTAGGAGCTTAA
- a CDS encoding YqgE/AlgH family protein has translation MTKPEKGNLLIAEPSIIGDISFNRAVILLADHNALGSVGFILNKPLEYNLKDLIEGTESEFIIYNGGPVEQDNLYFIHKSPELIPNSVEISNGIFWGGDFTVVLDLINSNKITKNDIRFFLGYSGWAEQQLDNELESNAWLVSENIYNNEIIAKSCNSFWREKMLELGGEYKIWSNAPENPSYN, from the coding sequence ATGACTAAACCCGAAAAAGGCAATTTATTAATCGCAGAGCCATCTATAATAGGCGACATATCCTTTAATAGGGCTGTGATTCTCTTAGCAGACCATAACGCGTTGGGATCTGTTGGGTTTATACTAAACAAACCTCTAGAATATAATTTAAAAGACCTTATTGAAGGAACAGAATCAGAATTTATAATATATAATGGTGGCCCTGTAGAACAAGATAATCTATACTTTATCCATAAATCACCAGAACTAATTCCTAATAGTGTAGAAATATCTAATGGTATTTTTTGGGGAGGAGACTTTACCGTAGTTTTAGACCTTATTAATAGTAATAAAATTACCAAGAATGATATAAGGTTCTTTTTAGGCTATTCAGGCTGGGCTGAGCAGCAATTAGATAACGAATTAGAGTCTAATGCGTGGCTTGTATCCGAAAATATTTATAACAACGAAATTATTGCAAAGTCCTGTAATTCTTTTTGGCGCGAAAAAATGTTAGAGCTCGGTGGTGAATATAAAATATGGTCTAATGCGCCCGAAAACCCAAGCTATAATTAA
- a CDS encoding HU family DNA-binding protein: protein MNKTDLINGMAENAGITKAAAKKALDSMLIDIEGALQKGNRVSLVGFGSWSVSRRAARDGRNPQTGKTIKIKAKNVVKFKAGSDLSNAVN from the coding sequence ATGAACAAAACAGATTTAATCAATGGTATGGCAGAGAATGCTGGAATTACAAAAGCTGCTGCTAAAAAAGCATTAGATTCTATGCTAATTGATATCGAAGGAGCTTTACAAAAAGGAAATAGAGTTTCTTTAGTAGGATTTGGATCTTGGTCAGTTTCTAGAAGAGCTGCCAGAGATGGAAGAAACCCACAAACTGGTAAAACTATTAAGATTAAAGCTAAAAATGTAGTAAAATTTAAGGCAGGTTCTGACTTAAGCAACGCTGTAAACTAA
- the fmt gene encoding methionyl-tRNA formyltransferase, whose translation MTKKRDLRIVFMGTPDFAVATLKALLENDYNVVGVITAPDRKAGRGQKLKASAVKEFALEHNLNILQPTNLKAQSFIEELKALNANLQIIVAFRMLPKVVWQMPEYGTFNLHASLLPQYRGAAPIHWAIINGEKKTGVTTFFIDEKIDTGAIILSEETGIIENTTVGELHDELMTIGSNLVVKTVQLIETGEVTTTIQPKSEDLKTAYKLNRDNCKIDWTSNLDTIYNKIRGLNPFPTAWCYLDNAEKDLLAIKLYDVEKEYQAHNFEAGQIFIDKTELKVSCQGGYIKVNEMQLPGKRKMDTKSLLNGFEFSKNAKLL comes from the coding sequence ATGACAAAAAAACGCGACTTACGAATTGTTTTTATGGGAACTCCAGATTTTGCAGTTGCCACTTTAAAAGCACTTTTAGAAAATGATTACAATGTGGTTGGAGTAATTACAGCTCCAGATCGTAAAGCTGGTCGTGGTCAAAAATTAAAGGCTTCTGCAGTAAAAGAATTTGCATTAGAGCACAACCTAAATATTCTTCAACCTACAAATCTTAAAGCCCAATCTTTTATTGAAGAATTAAAAGCACTTAATGCCAACTTACAAATTATTGTTGCTTTTAGGATGTTACCTAAAGTTGTTTGGCAAATGCCAGAGTATGGTACATTTAACCTACACGCATCTTTATTACCACAATACAGAGGAGCAGCACCAATACATTGGGCCATTATAAATGGTGAGAAGAAAACCGGAGTCACCACATTCTTTATAGATGAAAAAATTGATACAGGCGCCATAATACTAAGTGAAGAAACAGGTATTATTGAAAACACTACAGTTGGAGAGCTACATGATGAACTCATGACTATAGGAAGTAATCTTGTGGTAAAAACAGTACAACTCATTGAAACAGGTGAGGTAACCACAACCATTCAACCAAAATCAGAAGATTTAAAAACCGCTTACAAACTTAATCGCGATAACTGCAAAATAGATTGGACATCTAATTTAGATACCATTTACAACAAGATAAGAGGACTAAATCCTTTTCCGACAGCTTGGTGCTATCTAGATAATGCAGAAAAAGATCTACTAGCTATTAAACTATACGATGTAGAAAAAGAATACCAAGCACATAATTTTGAAGCTGGACAAATTTTTATTGACAAAACAGAACTAAAAGTTTCATGCCAAGGAGGTTATATAAAAGTGAACGAAATGCAGTTACCTGGAAAACGAAAAATGGATACAAAATCACTTTTAAACGGTTTTGAATTTTCTAAAAATGCTAAACTCTTGTAA
- a CDS encoding ATP-dependent DNA helicase RecQ, whose translation MHPIEVLERYWSYTSFRPLQEDIINSVLANEDTFALLPTGGGKSICFQIPALMKEGICIVVSPLIALMKDQVNTLKQKGIKAIALTSGMSYKDIDTQLDNCIYGNYKFLYLSPERLQQPLVKERLQLMQVNLIAVDEAHCISQWGNDFRPAYKHISILRELHPQVNCIALTASAKYSIIDDIVSNLDFVAPKIFKASFTRKNISYQVIKTEDKLFQLKHTLSKNPESSIIYVRNRRATKDISNYLEAQGFSSTFYHGGITNKEKNERLQLWLSEQKLIMVATTAFGMGIDKPNVKNVIHYNLPESLESYYQEAGRAGRNGKLANAIILKQNIDEEHLKSQFLNTLPSSDYVKTIYKKLCNYFQIAYGDGENSTFHFDFKTFCNTYKLNLSLTYNTLTLLDRNSIIVLTQHFNFKTKIQFLISNHQLFQYLERHLDFNTLIKVLLRTYGGIFDYDTKVNLNLVTEKSSMPEKKVIEQLKQLEKDEVISLEMANTDSEITFLKPREDSITINPIIKTIEQHHQLKHQQIEAVVNYINNDTICRNRQLLAYFGEKITKNCGLCSVCLQKTTHLQTKTNNNVADKILKALEKEDLSSRQLLLTISCTQSELLETLKMLIATKKIIITNSNTYAIL comes from the coding sequence ATGCATCCTATTGAAGTTTTAGAACGTTACTGGAGTTATACTTCTTTTAGACCCTTACAAGAAGACATAATCAATTCTGTATTGGCAAATGAAGATACTTTTGCTTTGTTGCCAACTGGTGGTGGAAAATCCATTTGTTTTCAGATTCCTGCTTTAATGAAAGAAGGCATTTGCATTGTGGTTTCACCGCTTATTGCCTTAATGAAAGATCAGGTTAATACGCTAAAACAAAAAGGCATTAAAGCTATTGCGTTAACATCTGGCATGTCTTATAAAGATATAGATACACAGTTAGACAACTGTATTTACGGTAACTATAAGTTCTTATATCTTTCGCCAGAGCGCTTACAGCAGCCTCTAGTAAAAGAGCGTTTGCAACTTATGCAAGTAAATTTAATAGCTGTAGATGAAGCACACTGTATTAGTCAATGGGGAAATGATTTTAGACCAGCTTATAAGCATATTTCAATTCTAAGAGAACTTCATCCTCAAGTGAATTGTATTGCATTAACCGCATCTGCCAAATACAGCATTATAGACGATATTGTTTCTAATTTAGATTTTGTTGCTCCAAAAATATTTAAAGCTTCTTTTACACGAAAAAATATTTCTTACCAAGTTATTAAAACAGAAGACAAATTGTTTCAGTTAAAACATACGTTAAGTAAAAACCCAGAAAGTTCTATAATCTATGTTAGAAACAGACGTGCTACAAAAGACATAAGTAACTATCTAGAGGCACAAGGTTTTTCATCTACATTTTACCATGGTGGCATTACAAACAAAGAAAAAAATGAAAGATTACAATTGTGGCTAAGTGAGCAGAAACTCATCATGGTAGCAACTACGGCTTTTGGCATGGGGATTGATAAACCTAACGTAAAAAACGTTATACATTACAATTTACCCGAAAGTTTAGAGAGTTATTACCAAGAAGCAGGGAGAGCTGGCAGAAATGGAAAATTAGCAAATGCTATTATATTAAAACAAAATATAGATGAAGAACATTTAAAAAGTCAATTTTTGAATACTTTACCGTCTTCAGACTATGTAAAAACCATCTATAAAAAGCTGTGTAACTATTTTCAAATTGCATACGGTGATGGAGAAAACAGTACGTTTCATTTCGATTTTAAAACGTTTTGTAACACCTATAAGCTTAATCTTAGTCTTACTTACAACACACTAACACTTTTAGACAGAAACTCAATCATTGTATTAACACAACACTTTAACTTTAAGACAAAGATTCAGTTTTTAATTTCTAACCATCAATTATTTCAATATTTAGAGCGGCATTTAGATTTTAATACGCTTATAAAAGTACTGCTTCGTACCTATGGTGGTATTTTTGATTACGACACAAAAGTTAATCTAAATCTTGTTACTGAAAAATCTAGCATGCCGGAGAAGAAGGTTATTGAGCAACTAAAACAATTAGAAAAGGATGAAGTTATTAGTTTAGAAATGGCTAATACAGACTCTGAAATTACATTTTTAAAACCTCGTGAAGATAGTATCACTATAAATCCCATAATAAAAACCATAGAACAACATCACCAACTAAAACACCAACAAATAGAAGCAGTAGTAAACTATATAAACAATGATACCATATGTAGAAACCGACAGTTGCTTGCTTACTTTGGAGAAAAAATAACTAAAAATTGTGGTTTGTGTTCGGTTTGTCTTCAAAAGACAACACACCTACAAACTAAAACCAACAATAATGTTGCTGACAAAATTCTAAAAGCATTAGAAAAAGAAGATTTATCCTCACGCCAATTATTACTAACTATTAGCTGTACACAAAGCGAGCTATTAGAGACTCTTAAAATGCTAATAGCAACCAAAAAGATTATTATTACAAATTCTAACACTTACGCAATACTATGA
- a CDS encoding AAA family ATPase codes for MSPKKIVITGGPGTGKSSIINHLKNRGFLCYDEISREVTLNARRDGIDQLFLTEPLLFSEKLLEGRLKQYNEASNETASAVFLDRGLPDILAYMDYIGDKYPQYFIDASKNNRYSHVFVLAPWQEIFTSDSERYENFEQAIEIHHHLLKTYMKFGYQLIDVPFESIEKRTDFILEVLNL; via the coding sequence TTGAGTCCAAAGAAAATCGTAATTACAGGTGGTCCTGGTACCGGAAAATCATCCATAATAAATCACCTTAAAAATCGTGGTTTCTTGTGCTATGATGAAATCTCGAGAGAGGTTACTCTAAATGCAAGAAGGGATGGCATAGATCAACTTTTTTTAACAGAACCATTGCTGTTTAGCGAAAAGCTTTTGGAAGGACGTTTAAAACAATATAACGAGGCTTCTAATGAAACTGCTAGTGCTGTTTTTTTAGACAGAGGCCTTCCAGACATTTTGGCCTACATGGATTATATAGGAGATAAATACCCTCAATACTTCATAGATGCATCAAAAAACAATCGCTATAGCCATGTTTTTGTTTTAGCACCATGGCAAGAGATTTTTACTAGCGATAGTGAACGTTATGAAAATTTTGAGCAGGCCATAGAAATTCACCATCATTTATTAAAAACCTATATGAAATTTGGCTATCAACTCATTGATGTTCCTTTTGAAAGTATAGAAAAGCGCACAGACTTTATCTTAGAGGTCTTAAATTTGTAG
- a CDS encoding DUF493 family protein, with protein sequence MDKNKKSDAFYKKLKTQLQDTALWPTEYLYKFIVVSETSKIEEVKALFNHTGAVINTRPSKNGKYTSVSVNVRMKNPDAVIAKYKEVGEKVEGVISL encoded by the coding sequence ATGGACAAGAATAAAAAATCAGATGCGTTTTATAAAAAACTTAAGACACAACTACAAGATACAGCCCTTTGGCCAACAGAATACTTGTACAAATTCATAGTCGTTTCTGAGACTTCAAAAATAGAAGAAGTAAAGGCACTATTTAATCATACAGGTGCAGTAATTAATACAAGACCATCTAAAAATGGTAAATATACCAGTGTTTCTGTTAATGTTAGAATGAAAAACCCTGATGCTGTCATTGCCAAATACAAGGAAGTAGGCGAAAAGGTGGAAGGTGTAATTTCCCTTTAA
- a CDS encoding DUF4290 domain-containing protein: MIDNLEYNTEREHLIIPEYGRHLQKMINYAKSRETKEERNKLAKSIISVMGNLQPHLRDVPDFQHKLWDQLFIMSDFELDADSPYPKPSREELSAGPEPLKYPQNHPKYRFYGNNIKTMIDVACTWDKGEMKEALIYTIANHMKKCYLNWNKDSVEDTVIFDHLFELSNGKINLKNSEEDLSDSSSLMRTKSKYSNKGGKKSKKKYSNNRKRY; this comes from the coding sequence TTGATTGACAATTTAGAATACAATACAGAACGCGAACATTTAATAATACCAGAATATGGCCGTCACCTGCAAAAGATGATTAACTATGCCAAATCTCGCGAAACAAAAGAAGAGAGAAACAAACTAGCAAAATCCATTATTTCTGTAATGGGAAATCTTCAGCCTCACCTAAGAGATGTGCCAGATTTTCAGCACAAGCTGTGGGATCAATTGTTTATTATGTCTGATTTTGAACTGGATGCAGATTCTCCATATCCTAAACCCTCTAGAGAAGAATTAAGTGCAGGTCCGGAGCCCTTAAAATATCCACAAAACCATCCTAAATATCGTTTTTATGGTAATAATATAAAGACAATGATAGACGTAGCATGTACTTGGGATAAAGGCGAAATGAAAGAAGCTTTGATTTACACCATAGCCAACCACATGAAAAAATGTTATCTCAATTGGAACAAGGATAGTGTAGAGGATACTGTTATTTTTGACCATTTATTTGAATTATCTAACGGTAAAATAAACCTTAAAAATAGCGAGGAAGACCTTAGTGACTCTTCTAGCTTAATGCGTACAAAATCTAAGTATAGCAACAAAGGAGGAAAAAAATCAAAAAAGAAATATTCTAACAATCGCAAACGTTACTAA
- the murA gene encoding UDP-N-acetylglucosamine 1-carboxyvinyltransferase codes for MSTFKIEGGHQLKGSIKPQGAKNEALQILCAVLLTSETVIINNIPDIIDVNKLIALLEKLGVKIEKLGHGSYSFKADEVNLKYLESAEFKEDGKGLRGSIMIVGPLLGRFGKGYIPKPGGDKIGRRRLDTHFEGFINLGAKFRYNREDYFYGVEAEELKGTYMLLDEASVTGTANIVMAAVLAKGQTTIYNAACEPYLQQLCKMLNRMGAKISGIGSNMLIIDGVERLGGTEHKMLPDMIEIGSWIGLAAMTKSELTIEDVSWKDLGQIPNVFRKLGITVDQQGDNIFIPAHTDGYQIQNYIDGSILTIADAPWPGFTPDLLSIVLVIATQARGEVLIHQKMFESRLFFVDKLIDMGAKIILCDPHRATVIGHDFKSQLKATTMTSPDIRAGVSLLIAALSAKGTSTIHNIEQIDRGYENIDTRLRAIGARIERLN; via the coding sequence ATGAGTACATTTAAAATCGAAGGCGGACACCAATTAAAAGGTTCAATAAAACCACAAGGTGCTAAAAACGAGGCTTTACAAATTCTTTGTGCAGTTTTGCTAACCTCAGAGACTGTTATCATTAACAACATTCCAGATATTATTGATGTTAACAAGCTTATTGCATTGTTAGAAAAACTCGGTGTTAAAATTGAAAAACTAGGACACGGTTCTTACAGTTTTAAGGCTGATGAAGTTAACCTAAAGTATTTAGAGTCTGCAGAATTTAAGGAAGATGGTAAAGGGTTAAGAGGCTCGATTATGATTGTTGGTCCTTTATTAGGGCGCTTCGGTAAAGGATACATTCCAAAACCAGGTGGTGATAAAATCGGTCGTCGTCGTTTAGATACTCATTTTGAGGGTTTTATAAATCTTGGTGCTAAGTTTAGATATAATAGAGAAGACTATTTCTATGGAGTAGAAGCAGAGGAGTTAAAGGGAACTTATATGCTACTCGATGAAGCTTCTGTTACAGGTACAGCAAATATTGTTATGGCTGCTGTTTTAGCAAAAGGCCAAACAACAATTTACAATGCTGCTTGCGAACCTTACCTACAGCAGTTGTGTAAAATGCTAAACAGAATGGGTGCCAAAATTTCTGGTATTGGTTCTAATATGCTCATTATTGATGGTGTTGAGCGTTTAGGTGGTACAGAACATAAAATGCTGCCAGACATGATTGAAATAGGTAGTTGGATAGGTTTAGCAGCAATGACCAAAAGCGAATTAACCATTGAAGATGTTAGCTGGAAAGATCTGGGACAAATACCCAATGTTTTTAGAAAGCTAGGAATTACTGTAGACCAACAAGGCGACAATATTTTTATACCTGCGCATACAGACGGTTACCAAATTCAAAATTATATTGATGGTTCTATACTAACCATTGCAGATGCGCCTTGGCCAGGTTTTACACCAGACTTGCTTAGTATCGTTTTGGTAATAGCAACACAAGCTAGAGGCGAGGTATTAATACATCAAAAAATGTTTGAAAGCCGCTTATTCTTTGTAGATAAGTTAATTGATATGGGCGCAAAAATTATTTTGTGCGATCCACACAGAGCAACGGTTATCGGTCACGATTTTAAGTCTCAGCTAAAAGCTACAACGATGACCTCGCCAGATATTAGGGCAGGAGTTTCATTATTGATTGCAGCACTTTCAGCAAAAGGCACTTCAACCATACATAATATTGAACAAATCGATAGAGGTTACGAAAACATCGACACACGTTTAAGAGCAATTGGAGCAAGGATTGAGCGTCTGAACTAA
- a CDS encoding T9SS type A sorting domain-containing protein: MKTNLLTIPLTVLSFSAIASAQTAIATAGDNAVNTNGNLSYTIGQVFYKMATDGNNTVTEGVQQSYDISEILSISDVDTEFDISIFPNPTTHLINVKLSDVLSVKTSYTLIDLNGKIVTVGETNDQSFQIDLSQLNSATYFLNIATSNNKFKTYKILKQ, translated from the coding sequence ATGAAAACAAACTTACTTACAATACCTTTAACGGTATTGTCATTTAGTGCAATAGCAAGTGCACAAACTGCTATTGCTACTGCTGGTGATAATGCAGTAAACACCAATGGAAATCTGAGCTATACCATAGGCCAGGTATTTTATAAAATGGCAACAGATGGCAACAATACTGTAACAGAAGGTGTTCAGCAGTCCTATGATATTTCGGAAATTTTAAGTATCTCAGACGTAGACACGGAGTTTGATATTTCTATTTTTCCTAACCCTACAACGCACCTAATTAATGTTAAGCTCTCAGATGTTCTAAGTGTAAAAACTTCCTACACATTAATAGATCTAAACGGTAAAATTGTAACTGTAGGAGAAACCAATGACCAGTCCTTTCAAATAGACCTATCACAATTAAATAGTGCTACCTACTTTTTAAACATAGCAACAAGCAATAACAAATTTAAAACTTACAAAATCTTAAAACAATAA